The Mesobacillus jeotgali genome window below encodes:
- a CDS encoding sigma 54-interacting transcriptional regulator, translated as MNSVSNVTEEILSAILKCIDEAIHVVNTDGMTIFYNEVAARHDGLEISEVIGKPLLSVFPSLNNQSSTLLKVIETKKPIFNETQSFVNLHGRKIDTVNTTLPIFVQGELIGAVEIAKDYSQIKQLSERLVEIQKRLKLRGGKAVKQQAGYSFSDVLTKNKHFTAIKKKAEKLARSDSPILVYGESGTGKELFVQSIHNSSNRADGPFIAQNCAAIPENLLESILFGTSKGSYTGAVDRPGLFELANGGTLFLDELNSMPFDLQAKLLRVLEDGAVRRIGSTNVISVNVRVISAMNVYPAQAMEENQLRTDLFYRLNVLTFELMPLRQRKEDILFLSDIFISHYNNQLSKQVSGLDDHVKAIFLNHQWPGNVRELKHTIEYMMNVCESTMLTGQDLPMMLRNIEPEPAAEETRNTFVLRDHLKELEIKLINDALDASGGNIQKAAALLDIPRQTLQYKMKKLKITS; from the coding sequence ATGAATTCAGTATCCAATGTGACGGAAGAAATCTTAAGCGCAATATTGAAGTGCATTGATGAGGCAATCCACGTCGTGAATACAGATGGGATGACCATTTTTTATAATGAAGTTGCTGCCAGGCACGATGGATTGGAAATCAGCGAAGTGATTGGAAAGCCGCTGCTTAGTGTATTTCCTTCACTGAACAATCAATCCAGCACTCTTTTGAAAGTAATTGAAACGAAGAAACCGATTTTTAATGAAACCCAGTCATTTGTCAATTTGCATGGGCGGAAAATTGACACTGTCAATACAACCCTGCCAATTTTTGTTCAGGGAGAATTGATCGGTGCAGTGGAAATTGCAAAGGATTATTCCCAGATCAAGCAGCTGTCTGAACGTCTGGTAGAAATACAAAAAAGGCTTAAGCTTCGTGGAGGAAAGGCGGTCAAACAACAGGCGGGATATTCGTTCAGCGATGTGCTGACTAAAAATAAACATTTTACAGCGATAAAAAAGAAGGCAGAGAAACTAGCAAGATCAGATTCACCGATTCTTGTATACGGAGAAAGCGGAACTGGAAAAGAGCTTTTTGTCCAATCCATCCATAATTCCTCCAACCGGGCAGATGGACCATTCATTGCACAAAACTGTGCAGCGATCCCTGAAAACCTGCTGGAAAGCATCCTGTTTGGCACCTCTAAGGGAAGCTATACGGGGGCGGTGGACAGGCCGGGTCTTTTTGAGCTGGCGAACGGTGGAACACTATTCCTTGATGAGTTGAATTCAATGCCTTTTGACTTGCAGGCAAAGCTGCTCCGTGTCCTTGAGGATGGAGCTGTCAGAAGAATCGGCAGTACAAATGTCATTTCTGTCAATGTCAGGGTCATTTCTGCGATGAATGTATACCCAGCTCAGGCTATGGAGGAGAACCAGCTGAGGACGGATTTGTTTTACCGCCTGAATGTATTGACATTCGAACTAATGCCTTTGAGGCAAAGGAAAGAGGACATCCTGTTTTTATCCGATATCTTCATCAGCCATTATAATAACCAGCTGAGTAAGCAAGTCTCCGGATTGGATGACCATGTGAAAGCCATTTTCTTGAACCACCAATGGCCAGGAAATGTCAGGGAACTGAAGCATACAATTGAATACATGATGAATGTATGTGAAAGCACTATGCTGACTGGACAAGACCTGCCAATGATGCTGAGGAACATCGAGCCAGAGCCAGCTGCTGAAGAAACACGAAACACTTTTGTTTTAAGGGACCACCTGAAAGAGTTGGAAATCAAATTAATCAATGATGCGCTGGATGCTTCAGGCGGCAATATACAAAAAGCAGCAGCCCTCCTGGATATTCCGAGGCAAACACTCCAATATAAAATGAAAAAATTAAAAATTACTTCCTAA
- the ablB gene encoding putative beta-lysine N-acetyltransferase produces the protein MHLGKTLSFSEKNYNLTVYLDQQNKRVRVEDYLGCLPHVLDHAEKLVESENADKLIIKGRKENFTELLERGFSFEASIDGFFLGNECVFFSKFYSDERRTSPHWVQEDGIIKSVYHLAEPAQNITPPKDYILKKMVETDALGLSVLYSKVFQIYPTPLNDPEYIIKTMKEGSIYFGFVHDGEIVSAASAEVNSFYKNAEMTDCATLKEHRKHGLMKVLIARLEDELIENGIYCSYSIARALSFGMNAALYQLGYAYRGRLVNNVYIYDKIENMNVWVKDLAKTPNFGR, from the coding sequence ATGCATTTAGGGAAAACATTGAGCTTTTCCGAAAAGAACTATAACCTGACTGTTTACCTTGACCAACAGAATAAGCGGGTCAGGGTGGAAGACTATTTAGGCTGTTTACCACATGTTCTGGATCATGCAGAGAAGCTTGTGGAGAGCGAAAATGCAGACAAGCTTATTATTAAGGGCAGGAAAGAGAATTTTACAGAGCTGCTTGAACGTGGCTTCAGTTTTGAGGCAAGTATTGACGGATTTTTCCTCGGTAATGAATGTGTGTTCTTTTCGAAGTTCTATAGCGACGAAAGAAGGACTTCACCGCACTGGGTACAGGAAGATGGAATCATCAAAAGCGTGTATCATCTGGCTGAACCGGCGCAGAACATCACGCCTCCAAAAGATTACATCCTGAAAAAAATGGTTGAAACAGATGCTCTGGGCCTGTCTGTTTTGTATAGTAAGGTTTTTCAAATCTATCCGACACCATTGAATGACCCAGAGTATATCATCAAAACAATGAAAGAAGGAAGTATTTATTTTGGATTTGTCCATGATGGTGAAATCGTCAGCGCAGCATCAGCGGAAGTGAACTCTTTTTATAAAAATGCTGAAATGACGGATTGCGCAACCTTAAAAGAACATAGAAAGCACGGGTTAATGAAGGTGCTGATTGCACGTCTTGAGGATGAACTGATTGAAAATGGCATCTATTGCTCTTACTCCATCGCCAGGGCTTTATCCTTTGGGATGAATGCAGCACTGTATCAATTGGGCTATGCATATCGAGGCAGGCTGGTGAACAACGTGTATATCTATGATAAAATTGAAAACATGAATGTTTGGGTAAAGGATTTGGCAAAAACGCCAAATTTTGGGCGGTGA
- a CDS encoding aldehyde dehydrogenase family protein: protein MKQNLWINGESVETEKYRQLSNPFNGEKIADVAEAGKDDVIRAIDSAAGAARAMAEMDAHKRSDILRRVAEFIQEDREECARLIAEESSKPLKIARGEVDRTIMTYTFASEEARRIHGETIPMDAAPGGEGRVAYTVREPLGVIAAITPFNFPMNLVAHKVGPAIAAGNTVVLKPASQTPLSAYKIASYFHRAGLPAGALNVITGSGKSIGDVLISDDRVQMVTFTGSPEVGKHIRENAGLKRVTLELGSNSALIVDEGTDFNKVMPRIVTGAFSNQGQVCISIQRIFLHESIADEFVSTFVEEAGKLKVGDPLDEQTDLAAMISANDVTRAKTWIQDAVENGAELVYGGESEKQILKPTVLLNAQLTDKISCEEVFAPVVHINTFKEFDDALAQVNDSQFGLQAGVYTKDLQKAFKAAKILHVGGVMINDIPTFRVDHMPYGGVKMSGNGREGIKYALEEMTELKLVSIKLD from the coding sequence ATGAAACAAAATTTATGGATAAATGGAGAGAGCGTTGAAACGGAAAAATATCGTCAGCTTTCTAATCCATTCAATGGAGAGAAAATTGCCGATGTTGCCGAAGCAGGCAAGGATGATGTCATAAGGGCGATCGATTCAGCGGCAGGAGCAGCAAGAGCGATGGCAGAAATGGATGCCCACAAGCGTTCGGATATCCTGCGGAGAGTGGCGGAATTCATCCAGGAAGACAGGGAGGAGTGTGCCCGGCTGATTGCGGAGGAGTCCTCCAAACCATTGAAGATAGCTCGAGGGGAAGTCGACCGTACCATCATGACCTATACTTTTGCATCAGAAGAAGCCAGGAGGATCCATGGTGAAACAATTCCAATGGATGCGGCACCTGGAGGCGAGGGAAGAGTCGCCTATACAGTAAGGGAACCGCTGGGTGTGATTGCTGCGATCACACCATTCAACTTTCCGATGAATCTAGTGGCCCATAAGGTCGGGCCGGCAATAGCAGCCGGTAATACGGTCGTCCTTAAGCCGGCCAGCCAGACACCGTTATCGGCATACAAAATAGCCTCCTATTTCCATAGAGCAGGTCTCCCGGCGGGAGCTCTGAATGTAATCACTGGAAGTGGAAAAAGCATTGGCGATGTGCTGATTTCGGATGATCGGGTGCAAATGGTCACATTCACAGGCAGCCCTGAAGTGGGGAAGCATATCCGCGAAAATGCAGGTCTTAAAAGAGTAACTCTTGAACTAGGTTCCAATTCTGCATTGATTGTCGACGAAGGAACGGATTTTAACAAGGTTATGCCAAGAATCGTTACGGGAGCATTCTCAAATCAAGGCCAGGTCTGCATATCAATACAGAGAATTTTCTTACATGAAAGCATTGCTGATGAATTTGTTTCAACATTTGTTGAAGAAGCTGGTAAGCTGAAGGTAGGAGATCCGCTGGATGAGCAAACAGACTTAGCTGCGATGATCAGCGCGAATGATGTGACCAGGGCAAAAACGTGGATTCAGGACGCTGTGGAAAATGGAGCGGAGCTAGTGTATGGCGGAGAGAGTGAAAAGCAAATCTTGAAGCCGACTGTTCTGCTCAATGCACAACTCACTGACAAAATTTCCTGTGAGGAAGTTTTCGCCCCAGTTGTCCATATCAACACTTTCAAAGAGTTCGATGATGCGTTAGCACAAGTCAATGACTCCCAATTCGGCCTTCAGGCAGGAGTCTATACGAAAGATCTTCAAAAAGCTTTCAAAGCGGCAAAAATCCTTCATGTTGGCGGTGTGATGATCAATGATATCCCGACATTCCGGGTAGATCACATGCCATATGGCGGCGTCAAAATGAGCGGGAACGGCAGAGAAGGGATTAAATACGCTTTAGAAGAGATGACAGAACTGAAGCTTGTATCAATCAAACTAGATTGA
- the gabT gene encoding 4-aminobutyrate--2-oxoglutarate transaminase — protein MGYIKINTAIPGPKAQALLARKEKSVPLGPFNTIKSFAEKGKGALLTDVDGNTFIDFAGAIGTLNVGHCPPEVVDALHEQIDRYLHPCFHVMMYEPYIELSELLNEITPGTHDKKTFFLSSGAEAVENAIKIARKYSGRKGIISFERGFHGRTYMAMSLTSKVKPYKYQFGPFAPETYKWPYPVYSQEKEMKPEELDAYMLKKFETFFLSEVPATEIAAVIMEPIQGEGGFNIPSKVFVQGVKRICEQYGILFIADEIQTGFGRTGKMFAMEHYDVVPDLMTMSKSIAAGLPISAVTGRAEIMDSAGVGEIGGTFGGSPLGCVAAVKVVKMIEEQKLLERANLFGEKFHARFGKLTDRFPEIGDIRSIGAMCAIEFFDKDDQPNGQLVREILAKAHQRGLILMSAGLYGNVIRLLAPLVITDEQIEEGFDVLEAVIIECCER, from the coding sequence ATGGGATATATAAAGATCAACACAGCGATACCGGGTCCGAAGGCACAGGCATTGTTAGCGCGAAAGGAAAAAAGTGTCCCTCTGGGACCGTTCAACACAATCAAGTCGTTTGCGGAAAAAGGAAAAGGTGCATTGTTGACGGATGTCGATGGAAATACCTTCATCGATTTTGCCGGGGCCATTGGAACTTTGAATGTGGGCCACTGTCCACCCGAGGTTGTGGATGCACTGCATGAGCAGATTGACCGCTACCTTCACCCTTGCTTTCATGTGATGATGTATGAACCATATATAGAACTGTCAGAATTGCTGAATGAGATCACTCCAGGAACTCATGATAAAAAAACCTTTTTTCTGAGCAGCGGAGCAGAAGCAGTTGAAAATGCGATCAAGATCGCCAGGAAATATTCGGGACGAAAAGGAATCATTTCATTTGAAAGAGGATTTCATGGAAGGACCTATATGGCCATGTCCCTGACTAGCAAAGTGAAGCCATACAAATACCAGTTCGGGCCTTTCGCTCCGGAAACTTATAAATGGCCTTACCCGGTTTATTCTCAGGAGAAAGAGATGAAACCTGAAGAACTGGACGCCTATATGCTGAAGAAGTTTGAGACTTTTTTCCTTAGCGAGGTTCCTGCTACCGAAATTGCGGCTGTCATAATGGAACCGATTCAGGGGGAAGGCGGATTTAATATTCCATCCAAGGTTTTTGTCCAGGGAGTGAAGAGAATCTGTGAACAGTATGGAATTCTCTTTATTGCAGATGAAATCCAAACCGGTTTTGGCAGGACTGGAAAGATGTTTGCGATGGAGCACTACGATGTTGTCCCAGACTTGATGACCATGTCAAAATCAATAGCTGCCGGACTCCCAATCAGTGCGGTCACAGGCAGGGCCGAGATTATGGATTCAGCAGGTGTTGGCGAAATTGGCGGTACCTTTGGGGGAAGTCCTCTTGGTTGTGTAGCGGCAGTAAAAGTCGTTAAAATGATAGAAGAGCAAAAACTTCTTGAAAGAGCAAACTTGTTTGGTGAAAAATTTCATGCTAGGTTCGGCAAGCTGACAGACCGCTTTCCGGAGATTGGCGATATCCGTTCAATTGGTGCAATGTGTGCGATAGAATTTTTCGATAAGGATGATCAACCTAACGGACAATTGGTCCGGGAAATACTCGCTAAAGCACATCAGCGTGGCTTGATCTTAATGAGCGCAGGTCTTTACGGCAATGTAATCAGGCTTTTGGCTCCTCTCGTCATAACAGATGAGCAGATTGAGGAAGGATTCGATGTGCTGGAGGCAGTCATTATTGAATGCTGCGAGCGATAG
- a CDS encoding peptidase, with protein sequence MQTPEQKVRNYIKESRIRGTRLLQKLVQEPSTRGNESGAQAVIIEKCRELGLEMDIWEIGDNALTVHPAFCSDRKDFNGNPNAIGIMRGTGGGKSMILNGHIDVVPAGDPKDWDKDPFSGHIECGKLFGRGSTDMKGGTTSLLMAMEAIKNSGIRLKGDVIFQSVIEEESGGAGTLATVLRGYKADAAIIPEPTNMKLFPKQQGSMWFRISVKGKGAHGGTRYEGINAIEKSMLVIDRLRDLETQRNERITDPFFESIPIPIPINIGKIHAGDWPSSVPDLAVIEGRMGVAPNETQDEAKQEMLEAILGVCNEDTWLRDNSPVLEWFGASWLPGDMDPEHELIHVLSDSFKQVKEKTPLIEASPWATDGGILSKVGGVPVMVFGPGVTETAHQANEYIKLEDVFEAAEIIALALLKWCEVSD encoded by the coding sequence GTGCAAACTCCTGAGCAAAAGGTGAGGAATTACATTAAAGAAAGCAGGATCAGAGGGACGCGGCTTTTACAGAAATTAGTTCAGGAACCTAGTACTAGAGGGAATGAAAGCGGAGCGCAGGCAGTCATTATAGAAAAATGCCGCGAGCTTGGACTTGAAATGGATATATGGGAAATCGGGGATAACGCACTTACTGTCCATCCGGCATTTTGTTCTGATCGAAAAGACTTCAATGGAAATCCAAATGCTATAGGGATTATGAGGGGGACAGGCGGAGGCAAATCGATGATCCTCAATGGCCATATTGATGTTGTTCCCGCAGGTGACCCTAAAGATTGGGATAAAGACCCGTTCAGCGGGCATATCGAATGCGGGAAGCTGTTTGGCAGAGGCTCAACAGATATGAAGGGCGGAACAACTTCACTGCTTATGGCAATGGAGGCAATTAAGAATTCAGGAATAAGGTTAAAGGGCGATGTTATTTTTCAGAGTGTGATTGAAGAAGAAAGCGGTGGCGCTGGAACCCTCGCGACGGTACTGAGAGGATATAAAGCGGATGCTGCCATCATCCCTGAGCCGACCAATATGAAGCTGTTTCCAAAACAGCAAGGATCGATGTGGTTCAGAATTTCTGTAAAAGGAAAAGGGGCGCATGGCGGAACAAGGTATGAAGGTATCAATGCGATTGAAAAATCCATGCTGGTGATTGATAGACTAAGAGATTTGGAGACTCAGAGAAATGAGAGAATCACAGACCCGTTTTTTGAGAGCATCCCGATTCCAATTCCTATCAATATCGGGAAAATCCATGCAGGAGACTGGCCATCATCTGTACCCGATTTAGCTGTCATTGAGGGCAGGATGGGGGTCGCCCCCAATGAAACGCAGGATGAGGCAAAGCAGGAAATGTTGGAAGCCATACTCGGAGTCTGTAATGAAGATACGTGGCTGAGGGATAATTCACCTGTGCTTGAATGGTTCGGTGCTAGCTGGCTTCCTGGCGACATGGATCCCGAACATGAACTGATTCATGTCCTTTCCGATAGCTTTAAGCAAGTAAAGGAAAAGACTCCTTTAATCGAAGCGTCTCCATGGGCTACTGACGGAGGAATCCTTTCCAAGGTCGGCGGCGTACCGGTAATGGTCTTTGGGCCGGGAGTAACGGAAACGGCCCATCAGGCGAATGAGTATATCAAGCTTGAAGATGTTTTTGAAGCTGCTGAAATCATAGCCCTTGCATTACTGAAGTGGTGTGAGGTCAGCGATTAG
- a CDS encoding 3-oxoacid CoA-transferase subunit B, giving the protein MGMGVDVRNRMARRAAEEISPGMVVNLGIGIPSLVPNHLPKNTRVMFHAENGIVGMGQSPQKGFEDENLCNAGGFPVTVMAGSSYCDSAVAFGMIRRGRVDLTILGSLQVSQKGDLANWIVPGKKVPGMGGAMELAQKTRKVAVLMNHTDKNGASKIVQSCTLPLTAAECVDLVITDLAVFKIMDGSLILSELFAPHTIPEVTSKTACEFTIAEEVRIIEY; this is encoded by the coding sequence ATGGGCATGGGAGTAGATGTCAGAAATAGAATGGCCAGACGAGCCGCCGAAGAAATCTCTCCGGGCATGGTTGTCAACCTGGGCATAGGAATTCCCTCTCTGGTCCCAAACCACCTTCCCAAGAATACGAGAGTCATGTTCCATGCAGAAAACGGGATAGTTGGGATGGGGCAGTCGCCTCAAAAAGGGTTTGAGGATGAAAACCTGTGCAATGCTGGCGGTTTCCCGGTTACTGTCATGGCGGGTTCGTCTTATTGCGATAGTGCTGTCGCCTTCGGAATGATTCGCAGAGGCAGAGTGGACCTTACTATTCTAGGATCCTTGCAGGTTAGCCAAAAAGGGGACCTGGCAAACTGGATTGTCCCGGGCAAGAAGGTTCCAGGTATGGGAGGGGCAATGGAGCTGGCACAAAAGACCCGGAAAGTTGCCGTATTGATGAACCATACCGATAAAAACGGGGCTTCTAAAATCGTTCAGTCTTGTACCTTGCCTTTGACGGCAGCAGAATGTGTCGACTTGGTGATTACCGATCTCGCAGTTTTTAAAATAATGGATGGTTCTTTGATTTTGTCTGAACTTTTTGCGCCACATACAATACCTGAAGTTACCTCTAAGACCGCATGCGAATTTACAATCGCAGAAGAGGTCAGGATTATCGAATATTAA
- a CDS encoding CoA transferase subunit A, with protein MENPFGKIATLEQAMEHFYDGMTLMFGGFGGVGSPPDLIDGILEKEIKNLVLIGNDTGFPEIGIGKIVSRGKARKVIASHIGSNPVAGELMTKGELEVEFSPQGTLTERIRAGGMGLGAILTDVGVDHDFVSKGKRRMTLNGKEYLIETALTAEVSIVYAKKADPYGNLVFDKSARNTNPLVAMAGNFTIAEAEEIVPLGSLDPEEIITPGVFVDMVIPSGGVNWKWAWE; from the coding sequence ATGGAAAATCCATTTGGAAAAATAGCGACACTCGAACAGGCGATGGAGCATTTTTATGACGGGATGACCTTGATGTTTGGCGGTTTTGGTGGAGTAGGGTCTCCTCCTGATTTGATAGACGGCATTCTTGAAAAAGAAATAAAAAATCTTGTGCTGATTGGGAATGATACAGGTTTTCCTGAAATCGGCATCGGTAAAATTGTCAGCCGTGGAAAGGCAAGGAAAGTCATCGCCTCGCATATCGGGTCCAATCCGGTAGCAGGCGAACTGATGACCAAGGGGGAACTGGAGGTTGAGTTTTCGCCGCAAGGAACTCTGACAGAACGAATCCGCGCGGGAGGAATGGGTCTTGGCGCCATATTGACAGATGTCGGCGTCGATCATGACTTTGTTTCAAAAGGAAAAAGGAGAATGACCTTGAACGGCAAAGAATATTTGATCGAAACAGCTTTAACTGCCGAAGTTTCAATCGTTTATGCCAAAAAAGCAGACCCATATGGAAATCTTGTCTTTGATAAAAGTGCCAGGAATACAAACCCGCTTGTAGCGATGGCTGGAAATTTCACCATTGCGGAGGCAGAGGAAATTGTCCCCCTTGGCAGCCTGGATCCCGAAGAAATCATTACGCCTGGAGTATTCGTGGATATGGTAATTCCTTCTGGAGGGGTGAATTGGAAATGGGCATGGGAGTAG
- a CDS encoding aspartate aminotransferase family protein, which translates to MKPSYLIKPALDESYPEIDYGKGVFLFDKEGKKYLDAASGAVTANIGHGVPEIILAMHEQSKKVSFVYRSQFTSEAAEKLAEKIADALPGDLNWSFFVNSGSEATETALKIAIQYWQEKGIKSKTKILSRWISYHGITLGALSMSGHPGRRARFVPLLEEFPSISPPYCYRCPYQSTAPECGFLCAMELEGAIKRIGSEHIAGFIAEPVIGAAGGAITPPKGYYETIKKICDENNILFIADEVMTGFGRTGPMLASEHWNIIPDIVVLGKGMGAGYAPIAATVVSDHVMEPIQSGSKSIMSGHTLSANPQSCAAALAVLEYLENNQILSEVESKSVYLKNKLDKLKNQFEFIGDVRGKGLLLGLEFVRLAGAKIPFERSIKLTELVVKTGREKGILLYPAGAGLDGLSGDAVIISPPLTITRREIDELIALLKATFNEVYRILGFACENGDEK; encoded by the coding sequence ATGAAGCCGTCCTACTTGATTAAACCTGCCTTGGATGAGAGCTATCCAGAGATTGACTATGGAAAGGGTGTCTTTCTTTTTGACAAGGAAGGCAAAAAATATCTTGATGCTGCATCCGGGGCTGTCACAGCAAATATTGGACACGGGGTTCCCGAAATTATCCTGGCCATGCATGAGCAGTCGAAAAAGGTGTCTTTTGTCTATCGCTCTCAATTCACCAGTGAGGCAGCTGAAAAGCTTGCGGAAAAAATTGCTGATGCTTTGCCGGGGGATTTAAATTGGAGTTTCTTTGTAAATAGTGGTTCAGAGGCTACAGAAACCGCGCTTAAGATTGCGATTCAGTACTGGCAAGAAAAGGGGATCAAGTCAAAGACAAAAATTTTATCCCGATGGATCAGCTACCATGGAATCACTTTAGGGGCCCTTTCGATGTCAGGGCATCCAGGGAGGAGAGCAAGGTTCGTTCCATTGCTTGAGGAATTCCCGTCCATTTCACCTCCATATTGCTACCGATGTCCATATCAAAGCACAGCACCTGAATGTGGTTTTTTATGTGCGATGGAGCTAGAGGGAGCAATCAAGCGGATTGGTTCTGAACATATCGCCGGGTTCATCGCAGAACCGGTGATCGGTGCTGCTGGAGGCGCAATAACTCCTCCAAAAGGATATTACGAAACAATCAAGAAGATTTGTGACGAAAACAATATATTATTCATCGCGGATGAGGTGATGACAGGCTTTGGCCGAACAGGACCGATGCTCGCATCTGAACACTGGAACATCATCCCCGACATTGTCGTTCTTGGAAAAGGAATGGGGGCAGGATACGCTCCGATAGCAGCAACGGTGGTCAGTGACCATGTAATGGAGCCAATTCAGAGCGGCTCTAAATCGATTATGAGCGGCCATACTCTTAGCGCGAATCCCCAGTCATGCGCAGCCGCACTGGCTGTCTTGGAATACCTTGAGAACAATCAGATCCTCAGTGAAGTCGAATCAAAGTCTGTCTACCTGAAAAATAAACTCGATAAGTTGAAAAACCAGTTTGAGTTTATCGGTGATGTCCGGGGCAAGGGTTTGCTTCTAGGTCTTGAATTTGTCAGGTTGGCAGGTGCGAAAATCCCGTTTGAACGAAGCATCAAGTTAACAGAGCTAGTTGTAAAAACAGGAAGGGAGAAAGGGATTTTGCTGTATCCTGCCGGCGCCGGCCTGGATGGTCTGTCAGGAGACGCAGTCATTATCTCCCCACCGCTTACGATCACCAGGCGAGAGATTGATGAATTGATAGCTTTGCTGAAGGCAACATTCAATGAAGTGTATAGAATATTGGGATTTGCTTGTGAAAATGGAGATGAGAAATAG
- a CDS encoding LD-carboxypeptidase, which yields MFAPKLMPGDEIRVIAPATSMIILKEAQVDLAVERLTNLGFNVTFGKNADAHDEFFSSSIAERIEDLHDAFADPNVKGILTAIGGYNSNQLLKYIDFDLIAANPKILCGYSDITALQLAIYQKTGLVTYSGPHFSSFGVKHGLEYTMESFLQAVTNDAPYEIVPSETWSDDAWYLDQENRTFHEQNGYLVLQEGEAEGRLVGGNLCTMNLLQGSEFMLSLKDSILFIEDDEESHSRSFDRDLQSLLHLPDADSIKALLIGRFQKNSNITEEALRKIIFSKEELRNIPIIANVNFGHVQPFATLPIGATATVKAAAGQTEIFIEQKE from the coding sequence ATGTTTGCACCTAAATTAATGCCAGGGGATGAAATTAGAGTAATTGCGCCAGCGACGAGCATGATCATTTTAAAAGAAGCCCAGGTAGACTTGGCTGTTGAAAGGTTGACGAATCTGGGCTTCAATGTGACATTTGGAAAAAATGCGGATGCACATGACGAGTTCTTCAGCTCATCCATTGCTGAAAGGATTGAGGACTTGCATGATGCTTTTGCAGATCCAAATGTAAAAGGTATCTTAACTGCAATTGGCGGGTATAATTCCAATCAGCTGCTAAAGTATATAGACTTCGACCTGATTGCTGCAAATCCAAAGATTTTGTGCGGGTACAGTGACATTACTGCGCTGCAACTGGCAATCTATCAAAAAACAGGTCTCGTAACCTACTCGGGTCCTCATTTTTCAAGCTTCGGTGTGAAGCATGGACTAGAATATACTATGGAATCGTTCTTGCAGGCAGTCACCAATGATGCGCCATATGAGATTGTACCATCTGAAACGTGGTCTGACGATGCCTGGTATCTCGACCAGGAAAATCGGACATTCCATGAACAAAACGGCTATTTGGTCCTCCAGGAAGGAGAGGCCGAAGGTAGACTGGTCGGCGGAAATCTTTGTACGATGAACTTGCTTCAGGGTTCAGAATTCATGCTTTCCCTGAAAGATAGCATCCTGTTCATTGAGGATGACGAAGAAAGCCATTCCAGGAGCTTTGATAGAGACCTGCAATCGCTGCTGCATCTTCCGGATGCTGACTCGATCAAAGCGCTGTTGATTGGCCGCTTCCAAAAAAACTCTAATATTACGGAAGAGGCATTAAGGAAGATTATTTTCAGTAAGGAAGAGCTGCGCAACATACCCATCATCGCAAATGTCAATTTCGGCCATGTCCAGCCATTCGCGACATTGCCAATCGGAGCAACCGCCACTGTAAAAGCAGCGGCAGGCCAAACCGAGATCTTTATTGAACAGAAAGAATAG